From the genome of Solea senegalensis isolate Sse05_10M linkage group LG21, IFAPA_SoseM_1, whole genome shotgun sequence:
GCCGTTGTTGAGGTTTGAAACCTGCGTACTGAAGCCGAAATCAGCCACCTTCACACAGCCGCGGCTGGTGAAGAGGACGTTCTCCGCCTTCAGGTCGCGGtggatgatgttgttgttgtgctgcagaGCAAAGAATCAAAGGTATCGTTGtcgataaatgataaatatctACATTTGCTTCCTCACTGGTCTGCACTCCAGCACTCACCATGTATTTGATGGCGGAGAGGATCTGCGCGAACGTGACCTTGCTGGTGTTGTCAGAAAACTTGCCCTTGGTGCAGATCCTGTCGTGGAGGTCGCCTCCTCCCGCGTACTCCAGCACCAGGTGGAGGCGGCTGGGCGTCTCCACCACCTCGAACAGTCGCACCAGGTTGGGATGCTGCAGGGACTCCATGCTGCTGATCTCTCTGGAGAGCAGACGCTGGGCCTGAGCGTCCAGCCGGGTCTTGTCCAGGACCTTCACGGCCACTTTGTCTACGAGGAAGAAGAGACGGAAATGCTTGAGCCACTGTCTgaacacaggaggaggaaaaactgatttttacaaactttctacgtcagtttaagtctacgatgtctttaagaacatgttcacatcgttatctcactgtgagacagacttttccaacaggaaagtgaagtttgtaaaacactcactctcccacaccaaacctcatagagaaaatcagtgattttaacttcacagcacacaggagctgctggtccactgctgcctcgtgtggtcactttgtgtcagtgaggtcaatctgaacgaaggaCATTTAATGCCGAActgtaaaaataagacattagaactaagtgatggaggcagcagtggatcaacaactcctgtgtgtgtgatgttaaaatcactgattttctctgtggggtttggtgtgggagagtgagtgttttacaaacttcactttcctgttgtgagataaagacgtgaacatgttctttaGATATCGCAGACTTATGGTGACGTAGATTCAAATACCTTTGGTGAGAGCGTGGAAGCCCAGTTTGACCCTGGAGAAAGCCCCGCAGCCGATCTCCCCGCGCACCTTGTAGAAGCCGACCCTGCGGCCGATGATCAGGTCCTTGATGGTCTTCTCGTCCTTGCACATGTCGCTGGTGAGCTTCTGCAGCGGGCTGAGCGGAGGCGGGGCCTCGGCCTCCTCGTCCTCAGAGCCGGCGGCGGAGCTGTCCGTCAGGCTGTAGAGGCTGTGGCGCAGCTTTGTGTTGGTCAACTGGAAGTGGCTTCCAGGCATCGCTGCTGCAGGACAACACAACGGCACAATTCACTGAATTTCTACTTCACCCTCGCATTCTGCTCATATTTCATGCTTTCACACATTAAACAAGAATTCTCTCTCAATAATAAATGCAAAGACTGAATTTGAcgcatttataaatgtataaacagaCGATCTGACATTAATAAAGAGCTAATTAAGCAGTGATTTACGTTTCAGAGCGGGGATTTTACAAGGCTGAACTTTAGATAAAAAACAGTGATAAGTTACaatatgtctgtttttaaagacatgaaaacataattagTTCAATATATTTAGGGTGAAGAAAGATGAACAGTTGACATATAAGTCTCTCTACGTAGAAGAGCCTAAATAACGTACACAACCTTTATAAAAAGCATACAACTTAAATTTATTAAGACTCTTGTGTATTCTTTAGGTCATTTTCAGCCTAAAACAATGATATTCAGGCTGTTTTTACtggtgtcaaatgtcaaaatgggTGAAATTTGAGCCAAAACATTCTCAATAATGTACATAAATGTAACGTAAAAAAATCTGTCTATTTTTTGGTCACTTTCGGCCTAAAAGAACAACATTTATGGTCTTTTTACTGCTGTCAGATGTGAAATCAGCTCAGATTTGACCCTAACGGTAACATCAGGGATCAGAAAATAAAGAATGTAAAAGAGAAAGTTTCCTTACCAAGTTTCCAGATTGTTGCTCTTCATCAAATCAAATCCACAGATTTAACTtcatgaggacacagagacaagagTTCTCTTCTCACATGCTGGAGTCAGAGTCTCAgcgtctctgtcctctgtgtcctgcACAGTGACGGACGAGGACTCAGGTGGATGGAGCGAGGAGGAggggacggacacacacacacgtgtgagacATGAGACCAGTGGACAGACAGTGTGAGCTTCCTTCACCGCTTCACCTCTGCCCCGTCTTTCAGACTCTTCTCCTCAATAAGGAACCAGGGATTAAAGCGGTGTCATGAGCTGTAATCCCACCTCAATTCAGCTCTGTGTCAATCCCTTCAATCGTCCAACGTCAGGTCAGTGTGGACGAGAAGACGAGAGGACACGAggacaaaaactaaaacatgcaacagtgaatgtgtatgtgtgtgtgccgtaTGAGAGGATGATTCATGGTGTCACACGAGACGTTTTGTTTCATGTGATCTTTTGACTCTTGTTATATAACAGTGTTAGCTGTTGATGTTCCCAGAGAGATGAGATTAACTCTCTGTGGCAGCGCACAGCAGATTAAGAGATTACAAAGCATGAGGTCAGCGCTTCTTCAGGGGGGCGGAGCTTCTTCATTCAGGTGTGTCGTCCAAAAGAAGAGTGTGAACCTGAAAGCCATGTCTTAcattgttctgtgtgttttttggtcaCTTTCAGCctaaaataatgacattgatGCTATTTTTACTGCTGTCAGACGTAAACACGGGTTAAATTTGACTCAAAACAGCCTCAATCATGAAATCACAACTAAAACTCGATGAAtattcatgtgtcatgtgacgcGTGTTGCATTCAATGACATCGTAAACCTTCTAACAGCGTTTTAAAGTTCTCACATACAGCATTTTTTGCCTTTGAATATTACTACTTGAATCGTTAAGTTTAAAGGCAATCCTTTGTCCGAGTTGTTTCCTTAACTAACGATTAACGAGTTATCATTCACTCAGacaattaaaaccacattttaaaagaacattGGCTTAATATCGATATCGTCAAATATGAGTTGATGATAATATGCTAAATTAAGCAATTAACCGCGGAAACTGATCACGTGAACTGAAGTTATTGAGCttaaaaaatcaatcaataaaccAGGATCACGgaatacttttactttacaatccatgaagtaaataaagacaaacaaatgaataaaagcagGAAGTAAACGTGGGAAAACACTTTCACGAGGCCTTTGATGTGAAGGGTTTGATTCCAGGAACAGgactcaccctctcaccccctcaccctctcactcctcctcctctctgcagacATCTGATTGGATTAAAGCGTACACACTCTGGTCACCTGCGAGCAAACAACTaagttaaataaagtatttCAATGCTTTGAAACTCTTGTGTTACATCGTTCACCTTCgttcggcagcagcagcagcagcagcagcagcagcttgtcaGCGTGGCTGACCTCTAAACTCAAACTAGACCTTTCTCCTCTTCAGACGGTTGtcactgatgctgatgctgctgctgattcgcTGCTTCTCTTCCAGCTCTTTGATTCTCTGACGCAGAGACGTGATCTCTctgttcttctcctcctgcatgaaCTGAAGCTtctgaggacacaaacacacaataaacacaaggACAACCAGAGACTCATGACCTGGAGACACAGATTAGCAGATTAGGATTATGATCTTCAACatcatcaataaatcaatgagTTGTTTGTATATacttcagttttaatgattttgtttcgttttatggagcaaaaaaatattattaaagaaaatgttcacatttatgaagctgaaaaacacagaaaccttTTTACTCTGTTATAAAattagttgacgattaattgaaaatataaataatcgcacaaacaatacattttaagaatatacttgccattttttttttaaattaaggcAGTTTTGTCATCAAGAACATTGCGTATAGAttcagttaaagctgcagcgtgTAACCTTTAAACATGCTACAGTACAATCACACATTAACTCccttaagaagctggaaaatcacagACACTTAAAAGACAGAGTACAGTGTTACAGACTGGTTACATCTTTAGTTTATTAATGAAGGAATTAAGTTCTCCAAGTAAGGACAttaccatctgtgtgtgtgtgtgtgtgtgtgtgtgtctgtcctcaccCTCCTGAAGACGCTCTGTGGAAGCATCACACTGGAGccctgatgctgctgctggttgaTCTGAGCTGAACTCTGAACTCTGGCTAACTTTGCACCAAactgtcaaaaacaaagaaagaaacaataaaGTTCGTAAGTGTACGTTAAAAAAAGGACTCGGCCGTCGAGACTCTTGACCTCTTTAACCCTGCAGATTACTTTGTGAATCGCGAAGATAAACTAACTTATAATTAAATACGTAATCCACTCAAATACTTGATTGAGATTTCAtctcattttgttgttgtaattaagcctccgaccactagttggcagcaggttttcagtcatttgcatatttaaGGCTTAGAACAtagttatttttaataaatactcAGATTCTTGTCAATACACAAGGTTAATGGTTTTaaactttacaaacttcaaattACTGAGGGTTTTTACACATTAAAGTTGttctccattcattcattcacctccatctgcagcttcagcagttcactctgcttctctctctcctggaTCTTCAGCCTCGtcttcatctcctccacctccacgttcttctcctgcagcagcttctTCAGCTCAGTGTCTTTGGCCTCCACTGTCACCACggcaacagacaaacaaacaacaacagcaacaacaatcacattttaaaccagACTTTAGTAAACCTTCATCATCCTAAAGTGCTTTACTTATTTTAATCTCTTGTGCACTTTATTCCTTGTTGTCAcgtgtgtttgtctcttgttttaATCAGTTCATTGAAAACACTttgtaatctgttttttttaattattattattattattatcattattattattgttatttgagccaattaaactgaaatatcaaCATTAAACCACATCAGGACTTTGTGGattgaaattaattaattaattcacttgttttgtgtcttttgtctgcctgtgtttccttgtttcgtcttttatttgcatataaatgaatatgaatgtggTTTTAGatcaaatgtttgaaatgttttcaggCAAAAACTGAAAAGGTGTTCGACAATCATAGGAATAGAAAACTACAACTACACTACAGGACAACAACTGTCCTAAATAGGTGTCTgacttttgatttaaaaacctttatatGTCtctggtgaatgaatgagtgagtgagtgagtgagtgtcttaCACTGACTGAAACAGTCCCTGTGAGCGAGCTCCACCTccctcctgctctgctgtctCACAGCCTCTAGCGCCCtctggtgtctgtctgtctctgtggccTTTTCAGTGAGCAGCCGTTGAACCTCAGCCTCTCTGTCctaacgacacacacacacacacacagtcaaagttATTGATTTACTTAGATACACATAATCCAGACAAAGGACATGTGAAATTAGACCTGCGACTCTTATTATTAGtttgaaaacaagttttttgatttttcagcttctaaaatatttctggtttctttgcttcacataagaaaataaatgattaaaagtgattaatttcacatttgaaaacatcatcattttgaagtttgggaaacactgattgatgttttcaaactttttatagACTCATCTAAAAATCAATGCAttgggaaaaataataatcagatgAATTGATTGAGATGAATTGTCATTTGAAGCTCAAATAAtaagttaataaaataaagtgtagTGTTGTGATCAGAGTAGAGTCTGGACCACTTCAGTCCTCACCTCCACTCTTCTGTCACTGCGTCTCTTCAGGTCGACcatgtcctccttcactctctcGTTCTCCACTGaaacatacaataatataatatgtacaataatacaaatactaTGTGAATTATGTCTGGAATTGAGCTGCTAAATATCTTCTTTATCAACTCCTTGTTTggttgttctcaaatgtcttgttttattattcagtttgaatgatttctttgtttttatggcacAAAGAAACCAGTAAATATGAATCAATTTAGCTGTTTATAtcgcttatatatatatatagctttaCTGTACGTTAGGTAGGAATAAAGTGGATATGatatgtcattttaaacaaaaaatacaaaaaaaacatgtgcgtATGAGTGTTGATTGGCGTCACCTCTGAGGTTGCACTGCTCCTGCAGACTCTGCTGAAGCCGGTTGACGGTGGACAGAAGGACGTCTCGCTCTGTAACACGACCACCGACAGAAAGAACTAGTCAAGAATCCAACTATTCACGTGTTAAAACTACGACGATTGTCACAAAAAGCTTATAAAATGACTTGATTTCAATCCTCATCATTCGGAGAATCACacgcacttcctgttttctcgGCACAAACCTTCACAGAATCTACAAATAATGCAGATCGATCCACCTGACTGATTGAGCACTGTCACCTCCACTTGACTGTTTTATTGTTATGATCAGTCTTTGAATGTTgcacaaaacattcaaacatagTGTAGTGTCTCTAAAGGAGTGACtcatttggcagaaactgaCCAGCAGATGGAGACAAACGCCTACAGACACATCACactccacctgtctgtctcttaaATCTTggcaaacacattaaaaatataaatgtgagtGCAAACGTGTagattttaaaaattaaaataaatacacagaagTACCTTCAGTGAGACTCTTCTCTTTGCTCAGGTAGAATTTGACGAGTCTGTTTGCGTCGTCCAGCTTCACCTCCAGCATGTTGCTCTTACCATGGACCTCTATGATTTTCTGTGGAAtcagaaataaatcattcatcTTTATTCACTACATAACAGTTTTCCCATGTACCAAAAGCATTGAGGCCTACTTCCAggggaaaatatatatatacaaaaagaTATTGAAATATTACCTGTGCAATTATGACAACTATTTCTGATTTAATTACATGACATGGTTATTTGTAAATACAGCATAGAAACACCCAGTTGTGACCAAAATAGTTATCACAATCGTTTTTGATGAATACAgcaattgtgtttttcattattgttcatttaaaatgaagattaTTTCAGTATAATCTGATTAATTCAGTGTTATGCTACATACCTGGTACTGTACACACCTCTAGCTGtacaattatatattttaacGAATTAGCTTATTAAGCCAGTGTTTTTGACATTGTACAGAGATAAACCCGTTTTCCATCTGCCAAACTACATTTTCAGTTATTATAACGTTCATGTATTATTAACTCGCAAAAATAAGTGCATAAAATGAGGACAAATAAGGTGATTTAACTCTGATAAGCCCAGCTTTGACCGAGCTAGCTATATAGCACGTCGGTGGCTAATCCACGGTAGCTAACGCTAACTAGCTCTCTTACCTGCTCTAATTGAGCAAACTCCTCCATAAACGTGTCCAAAGTGACGCCGCGTGACGTCATCGTCGCACCTGTGACGTGTTATGCtgtaaagttaaaataaatatgaatataaagtTACAGGTCAAttaataagaaacaaaaaaaacgtatGTGCTAGCTGCTAGCTCGTGGTGCGTGCAGAGACAATATGGCATGGATGTGGAAAATATCATGGTTCATTCAGGTAAAAACAGAACACATTAGAAAACATCGCAAACAACGTcgatttcattttatttaagtcagaatcagtattattatttgctttttattcaATTACCTGCTCATACTGTACAACATGGATGATTTACCTCTTGTAAAAGcttaataaaaattaaattcaaaaataaactacatttGCAGTCGAAACCCGGAATTTTAACTTGGAATTTAGTTCAGAAATGCTGCTCCTTTTACATCTAAAAGCACTTCTGTTGTATTGGTtgcacagtaaatcagtcatacacatagtgttgtttaatttttaactgtaaacatgttgctgtgctgtttgtgtgcctAAAACAACACCTGAGGTTCTGTAATCCACTGTgtgttgctaacaatggctCGCTGAGATATGTTTGCGTTTCCCACTTCTCACCTGGAACGCAGGGGTGACGTCACTCCAAGTTCCAACTTCCTCTGTAAGTGGAACTTAGTGATTTTACACATAAcagatttcattttattgttggATATCCAGAACTATTTTTACTAGTTATGAAGCTgctgtacttttacttcagcGAAAATATCACCAAACTTTAAGTCCAGTCACACGTGTTGTCTTTGCTGTTCTatggaaacagaaacatgacagaaaaaaaaatgggcaaaaagtcaaagttatttattttagcaGTCAAACgtaataaatgtcaaattcaacACGGATGAACCCTGACTGTTATAAAACACCCTGAGCtagaatggaaaacaaaatctgatCAGTTCatgcgtaaaaaaaacaaatctggcTGAAGAATCGCTTGTATTTGACAATAAGCTCTATATACACATTTCCCTTTTCCAT
Proteins encoded in this window:
- the LOC122758659 gene encoding coiled-coil domain-containing protein 152-like — its product is MTSRGVTLDTFMEEFAQLEQKIIEVHGKSNMLEVKLDDANRLVKFYLSKEKSLTEERDVLLSTVNRLQQSLQEQCNLRVENERVKEDMVDLKRRSDRRVEDREAEVQRLLTEKATETDRHQRALEAVRQQSRREVELAHRDCFSQLEAKDTELKKLLQEKNVEFGAKLARVQSSAQINQQQHQGSSVMLPQSVFRRKLQFMQEEKNREITSLRQRIKELEEKQRISSSISISDNRLKRRKV
- the LOC122758189 gene encoding serine/threonine-protein kinase NIM1-like — translated: MPGSHFQLTNTKLRHSLYSLTDSSAAGSEDEEAEAPPPLSPLQKLTSDMCKDEKTIKDLIIGRRVGFYKVRGEIGCGAFSRVKLGFHALTKDKVAVKVLDKTRLDAQAQRLLSREISSMESLQHPNLVRLFEVVETPSRLHLVLEYAGGGDLHDRICTKGKFSDNTSKVTFAQILSAIKYMHNNNIIHRDLKAENVLFTSRGCVKVADFGFSTQVSNLNNGLDTFCGSPPYAAPELFKDESYLGPPVDVWAMGVLLFFMTTGTMPFRAETLGKLRRCIINAAYTVPPWVPGPCQRLVKGILKPDPTDRYAIDQMLGCDWLLPVEFPWSLVPHEPVSPFQSLLGSESWDLEEEEEEEIRSSLEELGFTAEHLRHNQLKDIRCPVTGVYRIMVHRAQKSRGYDCPPVVRGMVRDPKREGLRAYRGLRHTSKLCVLS